ACGCGGCCGACGCCGCGGTCGGTGCGGTGTTGCAGCTCGTGCTGTCTGCCACCTCCGACGCCGACCAGTCGTCGGCCGTGTTCCTCGGCATCGAGCCCGACGGGGTCGCGGTGTTCGCTCTGGATGGGCCGCTGCCGCCGGTGCCCGGCACCCGCCCGGCCAACCTGCGCGACGTCGGGCACCAACTCGACGACCGCGACGCCGGCCTGCTCACCACGGCGCTGGCGCTGCTCAACTGGCACGCCCGCAGCCCCTATTCGCCGCAGTCGGGCCAGCTCACCACCGTCGGCGAGGCAGGTTGGTCGCGGGTCGACGCGGCCGGCAACCAGACCTGGCCGCGGACCGATCCGGCGATGATCGTGCTGGTGACCGACGGCGTCGCCGGCCCCGAGGGCCGGTGCCTGCTCGGCAACAACGCGACCTGGCCCAAGCAGCCCGGGCATCGGCGGTTCTCCTGCCTGGCCGGCTATGTCGAGCCGGGGGAGTCGGCGGAGGCCGCGGTCACCCGCGAGGTGCTGGAGGAGGTCGGCATCGCGCTCGACCGGATCGACTACGTCGCCAGCCAGGCGTGGCCGTTCCCGGGATCGCTGATGCTCGGCTATTCGGCGGTGGCCGACCCGGCCCAGCCGCTGAAGGTCGACGCGGTCGAGATCACCGAGGCCCGGTGGTTCACCCGCGGCGAGATCCAGGCGGTGTTGACGGGCGAAGGGATCGATGTGGGTACGCCCGGCGAGCCGGCCATGGTCGGCCTGCCGATGGAGGTATCCATCGCCCACTTCCTGATCACAAGCTGGTTGGCTTTGTGATCTAGGCCTCCTGGGCCGCGGACCCGGCTTGGTCAGGGGCCCGGTTTGTGGGCCCCTGACCATTTGCGCGCGGGAGCGAACGGTCGCGCGCCCGACGGTCGCGCGTAAATCAGCTTGTTATGCCGCTTCGAGGGCGGAAAGGTGCTTCTTGACCTGGGTGATCGACGGGTTGGTGAGCGCGCTGCCGTCGTCGAAGCGCAGCGTGGGGACGGTCTGGTTGCCGCCGTTGACGCTCATCACGAAGTCGGCCGCGGCCGGGTCACGCTCGATGTCGACCACCTCGTAGGCGATGCCCTCGCGGTCGAGCTGGGACTTGAGCCGGTGGCAGTAGCCGCACCACGAGGTGGAGTACATGGTCAACATCGAGGTTCCTCCGGGGGTAGGGGTCTCCGATCGGTTAAACGTCGGACCGGGCTGTCATGATTCCTGACTGTGGCGGTTGACTCTCCGGCGGAACAGGTCCTGGCGGGCCTCGACCCCGAGCAGCGCACCGCCGTGACCGCGCCGGCCGGGCCGGTCTGCATCCTCGCCGGCGCCGGCACGGGCAAGACCAGGGCGATCACCCACCGGATCGCGCATCGGGCGTTGCGCGGTGAGACCGCCGGGCGACACGTGCTCGCGGTGACGTTCACGGCGCGGGCGGCGGCCGAGATGCGGGCCCGGCTCGCGGCCCTCGGGGTCGCGGGGGTGCAGGCGCGCACGTTCCACGCGGCGGCGATGCGGCAGGTGCGCTACTTCGCGCCGCGGCTGCTGGCCGGGCGGGAGATGCCCGAGTTGGTCGCCAGCAAGGCGCGCCTGGTCGGGCTCGCGGCGGCGAAGGTGGGTGTGCGCACCGACCGCACCGGGGCGCGCGACCTGGCCGGCGAGATCGAGTGGGCCAAGTCGTCGCTGGTGGAGCCGGGCGAATACCTCGTGGCGGCGGCCAAGGCGACCCGCGACACCCCGTTCGAGGCGGCCAAGGTGGCCGAGGTGTTCGCCGCCTACGAGCAGCTCAAGCGCAGCAACGGGGTGATCGACTTCGAAGACCTGCTGCGGGCCGCGGTGTGGGGGATCGAGGAGCACTCAGACGTTGCCGAGCAGGTCCGGGCGCAATACCGGCACTTCGTGGTCGACGAATACCAAGACGTCAACCCGCTTCAGCAGCGGTTGCTGGACGCCTGGCTCGGCGGGCGCGACGACCTGACCGTGGTCGGTGACGCGTCCCAGACGATCTACTCCTTCACCGGTGCGACCTCCAGCTATCTGATCGACTTCCCGCGGGTCCGGCGGTCCGCGGTCGTGGTTCGGCTGGTGCGCGACTACCGGTCGACGCCGCAGGTGGTCGGGCTGGCCAACGCGGTGATCC
This genomic interval from Asanoa ferruginea contains the following:
- a CDS encoding mycoredoxin — encoded protein: MLTMYSTSWCGYCHRLKSQLDREGIAYEVVDIERDPAAADFVMSVNGGNQTVPTLRFDDGSALTNPSITQVKKHLSALEAA
- the nudC gene encoding NAD(+) diphosphatase, encoding MTIAPPLARSTLDRAGHRRSDPDWLASAWPAARLLRVDSSAGTALFRDLVTGDAADAAVGAVLQLVLSATSDADQSSAVFLGIEPDGVAVFALDGPLPPVPGTRPANLRDVGHQLDDRDAGLLTTALALLNWHARSPYSPQSGQLTTVGEAGWSRVDAAGNQTWPRTDPAMIVLVTDGVAGPEGRCLLGNNATWPKQPGHRRFSCLAGYVEPGESAEAAVTREVLEEVGIALDRIDYVASQAWPFPGSLMLGYSAVADPAQPLKVDAVEITEARWFTRGEIQAVLTGEGIDVGTPGEPAMVGLPMEVSIAHFLITSWLAL